One window from the genome of Candidatus Yanofskybacteria bacterium encodes:
- the uvrB gene encoding excinuclease ABC subunit UvrB codes for MFNLNSKFKPTGDQPDAIAKLTRGLERGAKHQTLVGVTGSGKTYTIANVIANIKKPTLIISHNKTLAAQLYQEFREFFPHNSVHYFVSYYDYYQPEAYIPHTDTYIEKDARINEEIDRLRHAATQAVMTRDDVIVIASVSCIYNLGSPEDYQKMSLHLFEGQKINLKQLAFSLLKLQYAQDIELKRGTFRKSTDEIEIVSATGNKITRIKTKNNHIEKIAVADGVDLDSLIYTDPAYEKIIETKIFPAKYWIAADDKIDLAIENIKTELQWHIKKLERNGLALEAARLKERTERDIRMIKQTGYCHGIENYSRHLDFRTPGAPPFTMLDFFKTKSNFLTIIDESHLTIPQLNGMHAGDYSRKATLVEYGFRLPSALDNRPLRFDEFKKNVGQTIYMSATPKEYELKKSGKKGIAEQLVRPTGLLDPTIEIRPTKNQIKHLLGEIKKRITNGQRILVTTLTKRMAEDLSEHLADNGIKVNYIHSEIKTLQRLEIIHDLRLGNYDVIVGVNLLREGLDLPEVSLIAILDADKEGFLRNATTLIQTMGRAARHLDGHVIMYADKITRSMANAIKETERRRKVQEEYNRKHGVTPTSIQKAVKRSDLPSAKKARISKWYSYDLSDKEKEIEHLTPTMQVERLQKEMERAVKELKFEKAMYLREQMLKLRKQL; via the coding sequence ATGTTTAACCTAAACTCAAAATTCAAGCCGACTGGCGACCAGCCTGATGCCATAGCAAAACTAACTCGTGGGCTTGAGCGCGGCGCAAAACATCAAACTTTGGTCGGCGTAACTGGTAGCGGTAAAACCTACACAATCGCTAACGTAATCGCCAACATCAAAAAGCCGACGCTTATCATTTCCCACAACAAAACATTAGCCGCACAACTTTATCAGGAATTCAGGGAGTTTTTCCCCCATAATTCCGTTCACTACTTTGTCAGTTATTACGACTACTATCAGCCCGAGGCCTACATTCCCCACACCGACACTTACATAGAAAAGGATGCCCGCATAAACGAGGAAATAGACCGCTTGCGCCACGCGGCAACTCAGGCAGTTATGACTCGCGATGACGTCATAGTAATAGCTTCGGTTTCCTGCATTTATAACCTCGGCTCGCCCGAAGATTACCAGAAAATGTCGCTTCACCTTTTTGAAGGACAAAAAATAAATTTAAAACAATTGGCATTCTCCCTACTGAAATTACAATACGCCCAGGACATAGAACTCAAGCGAGGAACATTTCGTAAATCAACTGATGAAATAGAAATAGTTTCGGCGACTGGCAACAAAATCACAAGGATCAAAACAAAAAACAATCACATAGAAAAAATCGCCGTTGCCGATGGCGTGGATTTGGATTCTCTTATTTATACAGATCCGGCATATGAGAAAATCATTGAAACTAAAATTTTTCCGGCCAAATACTGGATAGCCGCAGACGATAAAATAGATCTGGCTATTGAAAACATAAAAACCGAGCTTCAGTGGCACATAAAAAAACTTGAACGAAATGGGCTAGCCCTTGAAGCAGCCAGGCTAAAAGAACGCACTGAACGCGATATCCGAATGATAAAACAAACCGGTTACTGCCATGGCATTGAAAATTACTCGCGCCACCTTGATTTCCGCACCCCCGGCGCACCACCTTTTACAATGCTTGACTTCTTCAAAACTAAAAGCAACTTTTTGACGATCATAGACGAATCACACCTCACGATCCCACAATTAAACGGCATGCATGCCGGCGATTACTCCCGCAAGGCCACGCTAGTTGAATATGGCTTCCGCTTGCCATCGGCGCTGGATAACCGTCCGCTCCGTTTTGATGAATTCAAAAAAAATGTCGGCCAGACAATATATATGTCAGCCACTCCCAAGGAATATGAGCTCAAGAAATCCGGCAAAAAGGGTATAGCCGAGCAACTGGTACGACCTACCGGACTACTTGATCCGACTATTGAAATCAGACCAACCAAAAATCAAATAAAACATCTGCTCGGTGAAATAAAAAAACGTATAACTAATGGCCAGAGAATTTTGGTTACAACACTTACCAAAAGAATGGCCGAGGATTTGTCGGAACACTTGGCCGACAACGGTATCAAGGTCAACTACATACATTCAGAAATCAAAACTCTCCAACGGCTTGAGATTATACATGACCTGCGACTTGGTAACTATGATGTCATTGTCGGCGTTAATTTGCTTCGGGAAGGGTTGGACTTACCGGAAGTCTCATTGATCGCAATTTTGGATGCCGATAAAGAAGGTTTTCTGCGCAACGCCACCACATTGATACAGACCATGGGCCGTGCGGCACGGCATTTGGACGGCCATGTCATTATGTATGCCGACAAAATAACGCGTTCAATGGCTAATGCAATAAAAGAAACGGAACGCAGGCGCAAGGTGCAGGAAGAATATAATCGCAAGCATGGCGTTACTCCTACATCCATACAAAAAGCGGTTAAACGCTCGGATTTACCTTCGGCAAAAAAAGCACGAATCAGCAAGTGGTATAGTTATGATTTATCCGACAAAGAAAAAGAAATAGAACATCTAACGCCCACAATGCAAGTAGAACGCCTGCAAAAAGAAATGGAACGGGCAGTCAAAGAACTCAAATTTGAAAAGGCGATGTATCTGCGGGAACAGATGCTTAAGCTCCGAAAACAGTTATAA
- the ruvA gene encoding Holliday junction branch migration protein RuvA, with translation MIGYISGTIQAISGKYAIVDVHGVGYRVTMPTKSLNSIAKIGETVKLFTHYQTNPRDGSVELYGFTTPEELNFFELLTTVSGIGPKSAQAILASAELQTLQIGIIRGDGDYLHKVSGISEKTAHRLVLELKNKIMTADVGVVADSDAGTDSDAIDALVTLGYSQYQARDILKHVGKTAKTSEEKIKEALRILGSKK, from the coding sequence ATGATTGGCTATATATCAGGCACAATTCAGGCGATTTCAGGTAAGTATGCCATTGTTGATGTCCATGGCGTGGGTTATCGCGTGACTATGCCAACTAAAAGCCTGAATAGTATAGCAAAAATAGGGGAGACAGTCAAGCTTTTTACGCACTATCAAACCAACCCCAGAGACGGTTCGGTAGAGTTATATGGTTTTACCACACCCGAGGAACTGAATTTCTTTGAATTGCTTACTACTGTGTCAGGTATTGGCCCAAAATCAGCCCAAGCAATATTGGCTTCAGCTGAATTGCAGACTCTACAAATTGGCATAATCCGTGGTGACGGCGATTATTTACATAAAGTATCCGGAATTAGTGAGAAAACCGCCCACCGGCTTGTGCTTGAACTTAAAAACAAAATTATGACCGCCGACGTCGGTGTTGTCGCAGATTCAGATGCTGGCACGGATTCGGATGCCATAGATGCTCTTGTAACTCTTGGTTACTCACAGTATCAGGCCAGAGACATACTTAAGCATGTTGGAAAAACCGCCAAGACATCGGAAGAAAAAATAAAAGAAGCACTGAGAATTCTTGGGTCTAAAAAATAA
- a CDS encoding peptidoglycan bridge formation glycyltransferase FemA/FemB family protein: MSIFLQSKQWMEFQKSLGREVFEYEKGGISAKIIKHDLPLGKNYLYIPYGPDMDFNQMIGGFKNPVANFVGWLREEAKMRKSIFVKIEPMTDGVAQVLAEHKFKKSKKEVQPSKTVVIDLSKGEEELLAEMHHKTRYNIGVADRHGVVVGEHSDSDSFLGLLKKTTKRDKFNPHPADYYKKLFDCRELQTKLYFANHNGKPVAAALVLVFGDTGYYLHGASDYEYRSLMAPYALHWHIIKQLKTEGLKQYDFWGIDARKWPGVTRFKLGWGGKTVEYPGSFNLPISKFWYMVYKITQKLSVIRI, encoded by the coding sequence ATGTCAATATTTCTGCAATCCAAACAATGGATGGAATTTCAAAAGTCGCTGGGGCGGGAGGTTTTTGAATATGAGAAAGGGGGGATATCAGCCAAGATAATAAAGCATGATTTACCACTCGGCAAGAATTACTTATACATTCCCTATGGGCCGGATATGGATTTTAACCAAATGATCGGCGGGTTCAAAAATCCGGTTGCTAATTTTGTCGGGTGGCTGCGCGAAGAAGCCAAAATGCGCAAATCTATTTTTGTAAAAATTGAACCGATGACCGACGGCGTGGCACAGGTATTGGCTGAACATAAATTTAAAAAATCTAAAAAAGAAGTCCAGCCTAGCAAAACTGTGGTTATTGATTTAAGCAAAGGCGAGGAAGAGTTACTTGCCGAGATGCACCACAAAACCCGCTATAACATTGGGGTCGCTGACAGGCACGGCGTGGTTGTTGGCGAGCATAGCGACTCAGATTCTTTCTTGGGCTTACTTAAAAAAACTACTAAAAGAGATAAGTTCAATCCGCACCCAGCTGATTATTATAAAAAACTTTTTGATTGCAGAGAATTGCAAACCAAACTATATTTTGCCAATCACAACGGTAAACCTGTTGCGGCGGCTTTAGTTTTAGTTTTTGGCGATACCGGTTACTATCTCCATGGCGCGTCAGACTATGAGTATCGGTCGTTGATGGCGCCCTATGCCCTTCATTGGCACATAATTAAACAATTAAAAACTGAAGGATTGAAACAGTATGACTTTTGGGGTATAGATGCCCGTAAGTGGCCCGGCGTCACCCGTTTCAAGCTGGGCTGGGGAGGTAAAACCGTTGAATACCCGGGTTCATTCAATTTGCCTATTTCTAAGTTTTGGTATATGGTTTATAAAATAACTCAAAAGTTGTCAGTAATACGCATTTGA
- a CDS encoding AAA family ATPase, which yields MPEQTQPHPLRRFIISLKLYRAHIGLGSNEKLIKFVDELVQSAERIETRQEASGRSVGLSFEFLDSVCGFLYNQLQKVTAENNKNKAEANKLLENLKSAVEEIKALQRPPHSFVFFQKLEERGGEFWIRTKDSTALVFSDELVEKLKTAKAGQKVRLNESGVAIELLDEFDKDGDMVQVLELLGDNRLRVSQENRGESIVFISPCVQEADLKIGDKVLLSRYNNLVTEKLSSSEVTELVLHKVPNYTWDDIGGLEEQIGAWRDEVETNLVDPESAKIYGIEQTKGVLITGPPGVGKTFLVKVALSETVKFVNQQTGRNIEGFYILVNGPADILRGIVGDSPRRIQYLFAEAKRRAKEGHLVFIILDEFESLFRIRGSMVLDAGVGNEDVNQLNAEMDGIEELDGVLVVALSNRADLIDPAVIRPGRFDLKIEIPRYDKKTAAKVFSKYIKPTLKFHHQYKNQDPEQTANLFVNNIVDLCYDSQRPENQLAEVIDDDSGESIVFTIGNFMSGALIKNIVSRAKKIARRRFVNIPKEQGEKRELEGLMLDDFFQSIAIIIRSEIKLPTGEQALEEWLQIEGYQHRKIRRMRFLLDKKDPSRTPERRVMS from the coding sequence ATGCCGGAACAGACACAGCCACACCCGCTGCGCAGATTTATTATTTCCCTTAAGTTATACAGGGCACACATAGGATTGGGTAGTAACGAAAAGCTTATTAAGTTTGTTGATGAGCTTGTTCAAAGTGCTGAAAGAATTGAAACAAGGCAGGAGGCATCGGGCAGATCGGTTGGGTTAAGTTTTGAGTTTTTAGATTCAGTTTGCGGTTTCCTTTATAACCAACTGCAAAAAGTAACAGCAGAAAACAATAAAAATAAGGCCGAAGCCAATAAATTATTGGAAAACCTGAAAAGTGCCGTTGAAGAAATAAAAGCTCTTCAACGCCCTCCCCATTCGTTTGTTTTTTTTCAGAAGTTGGAAGAAAGAGGTGGCGAATTTTGGATTCGTACAAAAGATAGTACTGCTTTAGTATTTTCAGACGAATTGGTTGAGAAACTAAAAACCGCCAAAGCGGGCCAAAAGGTTCGGCTCAACGAATCCGGTGTAGCCATAGAATTGTTGGACGAGTTTGATAAAGACGGCGACATGGTGCAAGTTCTCGAGTTGTTGGGTGACAACCGATTGAGGGTTAGCCAAGAAAATAGGGGTGAAAGCATAGTTTTTATTTCTCCTTGTGTCCAAGAGGCGGATCTCAAAATAGGCGATAAGGTTTTACTTTCGCGATATAACAATTTAGTTACTGAAAAATTGTCCAGCTCCGAAGTAACCGAACTGGTTTTGCATAAAGTTCCTAATTATACCTGGGATGATATTGGTGGTTTGGAAGAACAAATTGGTGCGTGGCGGGACGAAGTTGAAACCAACCTGGTTGATCCCGAATCAGCCAAAATTTACGGAATTGAGCAAACGAAAGGCGTTTTAATTACCGGTCCGCCCGGAGTCGGTAAGACTTTTCTCGTAAAAGTCGCGCTTAGCGAAACCGTAAAGTTTGTTAATCAGCAAACAGGCAGAAATATCGAGGGTTTTTATATCCTTGTAAACGGTCCAGCCGATATTTTGCGCGGTATTGTGGGGGATTCGCCGCGGCGAATCCAATATCTTTTCGCTGAAGCCAAAAGAAGGGCCAAGGAAGGCCATTTGGTTTTTATAATTTTGGATGAGTTCGAATCGTTATTTAGAATACGCGGCTCAATGGTTTTGGATGCCGGGGTTGGCAATGAAGATGTTAACCAGTTAAATGCTGAAATGGACGGCATTGAAGAATTGGATGGCGTACTGGTTGTGGCTTTGTCAAACAGGGCTGACCTAATTGACCCCGCCGTAATCAGACCCGGCAGGTTTGATCTCAAGATAGAAATTCCGAGATATGATAAAAAAACTGCCGCCAAAGTCTTTAGCAAATACATCAAACCGACACTCAAGTTCCATCACCAATATAAAAATCAAGACCCGGAACAAACTGCAAACCTGTTTGTTAACAACATCGTTGATCTGTGTTATGACAGTCAGAGACCAGAAAATCAGCTGGCAGAAGTCATAGATGATGACTCCGGAGAATCTATCGTGTTCACTATTGGCAACTTTATGTCCGGAGCTTTGATTAAAAACATAGTTTCAAGGGCAAAAAAAATTGCCCGTCGCCGGTTTGTGAATATTCCCAAAGAACAAGGCGAGAAAAGAGAATTAGAAGGGCTTATGTTGGACGACTTTTTCCAATCCATTGCAATAATTATCAGAAGCGAAATTAAATTACCGACCGGCGAGCAGGCACTAGAAGAATGGCTTCAAATTGAAGGTTATCAACACAGAAAAATAAGAAGAATGCGTTTTCTTTTGGACAAGAAAGATCCGTCCCGGACACCGGAACGCAGGGTCATGTCTTAA
- a CDS encoding proteasome accessory factor PafA2 family protein, protein MSIKKIVGIETELRLDCVDPENDKNRKNSGELEDYVLPGSVVKNALSQSGGVVAVGSDTQPANLQKNLAIVENLKKLYPSSQKAIQEHLENRSARKRDRGISEEDCLDTYQRFGLSGGYTFSGFRIYVDGTHPEVSTPECATPFDLVCRQKAGERIIEEGRKKTEEETGRRITLSADNSDGLGGSWGSHENYLVSDELFESLTEEGCHRHDFRRTLNSYQDFWASFLVTRFVFCGSGKMGSEIDQDLENKFLISQRAEFISCNFSHRTMEHRPIINLRDIPYVGPGFGRRLHVIIGDSNMCEPAIYLKVGTAMIMLMMLEDNFISEGSFPIFEKPVKALQTVMSDVDCSNLLDVYVGGQFRHMTAIDIQKFFCELAAKWLEERFKNTSDKKSVSWVSEVLFRLDQVLTKLKNDPMDLFGTIDWVTKYGLCCSELENRNAGWTDVTSRSNPLFRRLIGICGAYHRLDELGIYNKLEEAQEVERIVQDVNIHIACLEPPQGTRAFERGKFLRHFRDDIYLVNWNLICIKRNPYKIFLNSPYSFSPALDVEQES, encoded by the coding sequence ATGAGTATTAAAAAAATTGTTGGAATAGAAACCGAGCTAAGACTTGACTGCGTCGATCCCGAAAATGACAAAAACCGAAAGAATTCTGGAGAATTGGAAGATTACGTGCTTCCGGGGAGTGTTGTTAAAAACGCGTTGAGCCAATCTGGTGGAGTTGTCGCCGTTGGTTCCGACACGCAACCCGCAAATTTGCAAAAAAATTTGGCGATTGTGGAAAATTTAAAAAAACTTTATCCGTCGTCACAAAAAGCCATACAAGAGCATTTGGAAAACAGAAGCGCAAGAAAGCGGGACCGTGGCATATCTGAAGAAGACTGCCTTGATACATATCAAAGATTTGGCCTTTCGGGCGGTTATACGTTTTCGGGTTTTAGGATTTATGTTGATGGAACTCATCCCGAAGTGTCAACGCCTGAATGTGCCACTCCTTTTGATTTGGTTTGCCGGCAAAAAGCCGGGGAAAGGATCATAGAAGAGGGCAGAAAGAAAACCGAAGAAGAAACCGGACGACGGATTACGCTTTCGGCTGACAACAGCGACGGTTTGGGGGGAAGCTGGGGTTCTCACGAAAATTACCTTGTAAGCGATGAGCTTTTCGAGAGCCTTACTGAGGAAGGATGCCACCGTCACGATTTTCGCAGAACCCTTAATTCATATCAGGACTTTTGGGCCTCTTTTTTGGTGACACGTTTTGTATTTTGTGGTTCTGGCAAAATGGGCAGTGAAATTGACCAGGATTTGGAAAATAAATTTTTGATTTCGCAAAGAGCGGAGTTTATAAGCTGTAATTTTAGTCATAGAACCATGGAACACCGTCCCATTATAAATCTGCGCGATATTCCTTATGTTGGACCCGGATTTGGCCGGAGGCTGCACGTAATAATTGGTGACTCTAACATGTGTGAACCGGCAATTTACCTAAAAGTTGGCACGGCGATGATAATGCTGATGATGTTAGAAGATAATTTTATTTCTGAAGGTTCTTTCCCTATTTTTGAAAAACCGGTTAAAGCCTTGCAAACCGTCATGTCTGACGTTGATTGCTCCAATCTCCTAGATGTCTATGTTGGCGGTCAGTTTAGACACATGACCGCGATAGATATACAGAAGTTTTTTTGCGAATTGGCGGCAAAATGGCTTGAAGAACGTTTTAAAAATACCAGCGACAAAAAATCTGTTTCTTGGGTTTCGGAAGTTTTGTTCAGATTAGATCAAGTTTTGACCAAGTTAAAAAATGATCCCATGGATCTTTTTGGCACAATTGACTGGGTGACCAAGTATGGCTTATGTTGTTCTGAACTTGAAAACCGAAATGCTGGTTGGACAGACGTAACCTCGCGTTCGAACCCGCTATTTCGCCGTTTGATCGGGATATGCGGCGCATATCATAGGTTAGACGAACTTGGCATATACAATAAATTAGAAGAAGCTCAAGAAGTTGAACGTATTGTTCAGGACGTTAATATTCACATTGCTTGTCTTGAGCCGCCGCAAGGCACCAGGGCTTTTGAGAGGGGCAAATTTCTTAGACATTTCAGGGACGACATATATCTTGTAAACTGGAACCTCATTTGCATTAAACGCAATCCTTACAAAATATTTCTAAACAGTCCATATTCATTTTCACCCGCTTTAGATGTGGAGCAAGAATCATGA
- a CDS encoding proteasome accessory factor PafA2 family protein — MKPLTSFACELDRIYGTETEYGLYWNTNKTDIFDLMDRNFALSITDYENLFNCFDNLNFSRLSEFFVQNGGLIKKDNPNDYCDCTPEFATPECKSARDAVCWEKAGEIIMRGLFDLSGANNSVFLMVKHGRGMANYWGLDGTVVEVSCGHHENYSYDEELKARLKKDSWESCVFVSFLASRILFSGAGWLDSKGLGYKLSQRVDFLEQIKGLSTTEKRALICTRDEPLGTLSPPRLHLIAGDHLMSEVALYLTLGSTGLVVRMLESGYDFAGVPILENPILALRIFNSDPLLKNKAMLSGLQKEITALEIQEYFCARAGEFINCNPSTEEENDIVAYWASVLKRLKKDIYSLYGELDWVTKLCLMESYLEKYGICPERIRETNGLPLETLNCCMSLDLTYHFITPDGLYNKLKEAGLIKRLLSDEEITHAVTNPPQDTRARIRGEMIQLMKSGKIEGRVGNWNSFSLSGLPPHQRLVRSVIGMEDPFDFYCKVWQDQKRSLGFS; from the coding sequence ATGAAACCACTAACCAGTTTTGCATGTGAGCTGGACCGGATTTACGGTACGGAAACAGAATACGGCCTCTATTGGAATACCAATAAAACCGACATTTTTGATTTGATGGATAGAAATTTTGCTCTATCCATTACGGATTATGAAAACCTTTTTAACTGTTTTGATAACTTAAATTTTAGTCGATTGTCCGAATTTTTTGTTCAAAATGGCGGTTTAATCAAGAAAGATAATCCAAATGATTACTGTGATTGTACGCCAGAATTTGCCACACCGGAATGTAAATCAGCCAGAGACGCGGTTTGTTGGGAAAAAGCCGGGGAAATAATAATGCGGGGCTTGTTCGATCTTTCAGGTGCGAATAATTCTGTTTTTTTGATGGTCAAGCACGGCCGCGGCATGGCAAATTATTGGGGTTTGGACGGCACAGTAGTGGAAGTTTCTTGCGGCCATCATGAAAATTATTCATATGACGAAGAACTTAAAGCAAGATTAAAAAAAGACAGCTGGGAATCCTGCGTATTTGTTTCGTTTCTTGCCTCGCGTATTCTATTTAGCGGAGCAGGTTGGTTGGATTCAAAAGGTTTGGGTTATAAGTTAAGTCAACGGGTTGATTTTTTAGAACAAATTAAAGGTTTGAGCACAACCGAAAAACGAGCCCTGATTTGTACTCGTGATGAACCATTGGGAACACTAAGTCCGCCACGATTGCATCTTATTGCCGGCGATCATTTAATGTCGGAAGTGGCCTTGTATTTAACCCTTGGATCCACGGGTTTGGTTGTGAGGATGTTGGAATCGGGATACGATTTTGCCGGTGTGCCAATTTTGGAAAATCCGATTTTGGCCTTGCGTATATTTAATTCGGACCCGTTGTTAAAAAATAAGGCAATGCTTAGCGGACTCCAAAAAGAAATAACTGCTCTTGAAATTCAGGAATATTTTTGTGCCAGAGCCGGTGAGTTTATTAATTGTAACCCGTCGACTGAAGAAGAAAATGATATTGTAGCCTATTGGGCAAGCGTGCTGAAGCGTCTCAAAAAAGATATTTACTCTCTTTATGGTGAACTCGACTGGGTTACCAAATTGTGTTTAATGGAATCTTATTTGGAAAAATACGGCATTTGTCCCGAGAGGATTAGGGAGACCAATGGTTTGCCGCTAGAAACTTTAAATTGTTGCATGAGCCTTGATCTGACATATCATTTTATCACGCCTGACGGCCTGTATAACAAACTTAAAGAAGCGGGTTTGATCAAAAGGCTTCTGTCTGACGAAGAAATAACTCATGCCGTGACCAATCCGCCGCAAGATACCAGAGCAAGAATTAGGGGAGAAATGATTCAACTTATGAAGTCTGGCAAAATAGAAGGCCGAGTTGGCAATTGGAATAGCTTTAGCTTAAGTGGTCTTCCGCCGCACCAGCGTTTGGTTAGATCCGTCATAGGCATGGAAGATCCTTTTGATTTTTATTGCAAAGTATGGCAAGATCAAAAAAGATCATTAGGCTTCTCTTAA
- a CDS encoding UDP-N-acetylmuramoyl-L-alanyl-D-glutamate--2,6-diaminopimelate ligase: protein MFQENKLLNKLLDFGRRLIPSSLFKLAQPFYHWLLAMSGAVAYGFPSRKMKIIAVTGTKGKSTTVFMISKIFEDQGLPVAAVGSLGFKIKDKTWPNTLKMTLPGRLKLQKFFHAAELAGARYVVLEATSEGIAQHRLAGIKIDCAVYTNLHREHLESHGSFENYIGAKQKLFLKTKNAHVLNIDDIHFEKFANFPAKLKITYGRSWGMITPLKEPVSSLQLQIIGDFNGYNALAALAVSNVYNLSLEKAVASLNAIETIPGRMEVIDSTKGFKVVIDYAHTPDSLELVYKTLKPYAKRLICVLGAAGGGRDKWKRPEFGRIAVQYCDEIILTNEDPYEENPAEILKQIESGFSQAQIQKSKCQKILDRKKAIQTALTLAELGDIVVITGKGSETSMAIAGGRKIPWSDKGIVEELLK, encoded by the coding sequence ATGTTTCAGGAAAACAAATTATTAAACAAATTGCTGGATTTTGGCCGGAGGCTCATACCAAGCTCGTTGTTTAAGTTGGCCCAGCCATTTTATCACTGGTTGCTGGCTATGTCGGGAGCCGTTGCTTATGGTTTTCCGTCTCGAAAAATGAAGATAATTGCCGTAACCGGCACCAAAGGCAAATCAACCACGGTTTTTATGATAAGCAAGATTTTTGAAGATCAGGGTTTGCCGGTGGCGGCCGTCGGTTCGCTTGGGTTTAAGATAAAAGATAAAACTTGGCCCAATACTTTAAAAATGACTTTGCCGGGACGTTTGAAGCTACAGAAATTTTTTCACGCGGCAGAACTGGCCGGCGCGCGCTATGTCGTATTAGAAGCGACATCAGAAGGCATTGCTCAACATCGGCTTGCCGGTATCAAAATAGATTGTGCGGTTTACACCAATTTGCACCGCGAACATTTGGAAAGCCACGGTTCGTTTGAAAATTACATAGGGGCCAAGCAAAAACTTTTTTTAAAAACCAAAAATGCCCATGTTTTGAATATTGACGACATTCATTTTGAAAAATTTGCCAATTTTCCTGCAAAATTAAAAATAACCTATGGCCGAAGCTGGGGTATGATTACACCCCTGAAAGAACCTGTTTCATCTTTGCAGTTACAGATTATAGGCGATTTTAACGGCTATAATGCTCTGGCAGCTTTGGCTGTGTCAAATGTTTATAATCTTAGTTTAGAAAAGGCCGTTGCTTCACTCAATGCTATTGAGACCATTCCTGGACGTATGGAGGTTATAGATTCCACGAAAGGATTTAAGGTGGTTATAGATTATGCACACACACCTGACTCGCTGGAATTAGTTTACAAAACACTGAAACCGTATGCCAAAAGATTAATTTGTGTTTTGGGCGCGGCCGGTGGCGGCCGTGACAAGTGGAAGCGGCCCGAATTTGGCAGGATAGCCGTGCAATATTGTGATGAGATTATATTAACTAACGAAGACCCTTATGAGGAGAATCCCGCAGAAATATTAAAACAAATTGAAAGCGGGTTTTCGCAAGCCCAAATTCAAAAATCTAAATGCCAAAAAATTTTAGATCGCAAAAAAGCAATTCAAACTGCCTTGACACTGGCAGAATTAGGGGACATTGTAGTAATTACCGGCAAGGGATCTGAAACCTCAATGGCGATTGCCGGAGGCAGAAAAATTCCTTGGTCAGACAAAGGAATCGTAGAAGAACTTTTAAAATAG